One segment of Yersinia kristensenii DNA contains the following:
- the glsA gene encoding glutaminase A, giving the protein MTINLARLNQVIKDAYSQYSVLAGGENASYIPYLASVPSQLAGLAIVTVDGDIISQGDADFRFALESISKVCSLALALEDIGPQAVQDKIGADPTGLPFNSVIALELHNGKPLSPLVNAGAMSTVSAIKASSREERWARILDIQQQLAGAPIALSDEVNHSEQTTNFHNRAIAWLLYSAQAMYCDPMEACDVYTRQCSTLFSTIELATMGATFAAGGRNPVTHKQVLTASNMPFILAEMTMEGMYGSSGDWAYTVGLPGKSGVGGGILAVVPGVMGIAAFSPPLDPVGNSVRGQKMVASVAQQLGYNLYKNPLL; this is encoded by the coding sequence TTCCGTATCTGGCCAGTGTTCCCAGTCAGCTTGCCGGGCTGGCCATTGTCACTGTTGATGGTGATATTATTTCACAAGGCGATGCTGATTTTCGCTTTGCTTTAGAGTCGATTTCGAAAGTGTGTTCTCTTGCTTTGGCATTAGAAGATATTGGCCCACAAGCAGTGCAGGATAAGATAGGTGCAGATCCTACTGGTTTGCCTTTTAACTCGGTGATTGCGTTGGAGCTGCATAATGGCAAACCATTGTCACCACTGGTAAATGCGGGGGCGATGTCCACAGTGAGTGCAATTAAGGCCAGCAGCCGGGAAGAGCGCTGGGCGCGTATTTTGGATATTCAGCAGCAACTGGCGGGTGCGCCGATTGCACTTTCGGATGAAGTTAACCATTCAGAGCAAACCACCAACTTTCATAATCGGGCCATTGCCTGGCTACTTTATTCGGCTCAAGCCATGTATTGCGATCCGATGGAGGCCTGTGACGTCTACACCCGCCAATGTTCAACATTGTTCAGTACCATTGAGCTGGCCACCATGGGGGCAACTTTCGCGGCGGGTGGCAGAAATCCTGTAACCCATAAACAGGTGCTGACGGCCTCAAATATGCCATTTATTTTGGCTGAAATGACCATGGAAGGGATGTATGGCAGCTCAGGTGATTGGGCTTATACCGTGGGGTTACCGGGTAAAAGCGGCGTCGGCGGCGGGATCTTGGCGGTTGTGCCGGGTGTCATGGGGATTGCTGCATTTTCGCCGCCCCTTGACCCAGTAGGTAATAGCGTACGCGGCCAGAAAATGGTGGCATCAGTGGCTCAGCAGTTGGGATATAATTTATATAAAAATCCACTTTTGTAG